The Akkermansia sp. N21116 genome includes a region encoding these proteins:
- a CDS encoding transglycosylase domain-containing protein has protein sequence MASKRPQGNSGSSRRNSNGELDWSHVRPRKKKPGDLDPDSDEYAEASPSRRSPRRSTPPRNEDNDYDDERPPVSRRRKSYYDEEEFDAPPPRSRRRTAPRQISEPPPRQPEPRLRFEDEPLLPESLPRRKGKKFSLFGIILFLIWSLVSLPFRIIYKITRNAKWFLIWPLRILLSVCFVACFAGGILVFLYGTIANRYDISEVQKMPERTIVLDRKNREIGRLHGENRVRVKLSEIPPIFIQALLAREDSRFYSHGGVDWIGVGRAFQQLIKHKRATQGASTLTMQLAKTTFNHQKRDINTKLVEIALAKRIEATYSKDEILEAYINRIFWGHTFMGIAAASRGYFDKVPSQLTLSECALLAGIIYGPNEFSPYKNPKGAEEVRNIVLRLLKDHGKITEDDYQSALKEPIVTRRPQSRSEENYAMELIRRELDNILEDENIRLGGLIVRTTLDLDLQNTAIDSINKHLGKLETAKGYKNPTRAQYLALPKETREKTRPDYVQAACVTIDNANGALLVVVGGRDAEESRFNRAVQSRRQVGSLFKPFVYTTFFEKGYSPSTVVSDGPIRPGEIPGAGKWSPRNSDNSFRGMQPASYGLIKSRNTMSVRIGHMAGLRNVIDHARLAGFQGKIAVTPATYLGTWEASPLDVASAYTVFANGGIRPTPYIIETISDSEDQTLFYSRKTSRRAFSQRAANMTSALLQQVTQPGGTAGQLKTLGFKAPCGGKTGTTNKYMNAWFAGYTSSLTACVWVGFDRQRTIVDRGYGGTLALPIWADIMIHAEKEGYPCGKIRTSPGSHNRAVQLCRESGQIAHSGCIAARTAYYETMPGVTPPSKMCTKHIPLAIPLEEESIPSALPAGNASPNEEEPPLALPVGPSGQGGDEDIPQAIPLDEDEGDYDENNNATRIPLALPV, from the coding sequence ATGGCCAGCAAGCGTCCACAGGGCAATTCGGGAAGTTCCCGCCGCAACAGCAATGGAGAACTGGACTGGTCCCATGTTCGTCCCCGTAAAAAGAAGCCCGGAGATCTTGATCCCGACTCTGACGAATACGCCGAAGCCTCGCCCTCCAGAAGATCGCCTCGCCGCAGCACTCCACCCCGGAACGAAGACAACGACTACGACGACGAACGCCCTCCTGTCTCCCGCAGAAGGAAAAGCTACTATGACGAGGAAGAATTCGATGCCCCTCCTCCTCGTTCCCGCAGACGTACGGCCCCGCGCCAGATCTCCGAACCTCCCCCGCGACAGCCGGAACCCAGGCTCCGTTTTGAAGACGAACCTCTGCTCCCAGAATCCCTGCCCCGCAGAAAAGGTAAAAAATTCTCACTGTTCGGAATCATCCTGTTTCTCATATGGAGCCTGGTCTCCCTGCCCTTCCGGATCATCTACAAAATCACGCGCAATGCCAAATGGTTCCTCATATGGCCGTTGCGCATCCTGCTAAGCGTCTGTTTCGTCGCCTGTTTCGCCGGAGGCATCCTCGTATTTCTCTACGGTACCATCGCCAACCGCTACGATATTTCCGAAGTTCAGAAAATGCCGGAACGTACCATCGTCCTCGACCGGAAAAACCGGGAAATCGGCAGGCTTCATGGAGAAAACCGCGTCCGCGTCAAGTTAAGTGAAATCCCCCCGATCTTCATTCAGGCCCTGCTTGCCCGTGAAGACAGCCGTTTCTACTCGCACGGAGGGGTGGACTGGATCGGTGTCGGACGAGCCTTCCAGCAACTGATCAAGCACAAACGTGCCACGCAGGGAGCCTCAACCCTGACCATGCAGCTGGCCAAGACAACCTTTAACCACCAGAAGCGCGACATCAATACCAAGCTGGTGGAAATAGCCCTCGCCAAACGCATCGAAGCAACCTACTCCAAGGACGAGATTCTGGAAGCCTACATCAACCGTATTTTCTGGGGACATACCTTCATGGGCATTGCCGCCGCCTCCCGAGGCTACTTCGACAAGGTACCATCCCAGCTCACCCTGTCGGAATGCGCGCTTCTCGCCGGTATCATCTATGGTCCCAATGAGTTTTCTCCCTACAAAAACCCCAAAGGCGCCGAAGAAGTACGCAACATCGTCCTACGGTTGTTAAAAGATCATGGTAAAATCACGGAAGACGACTACCAGAGCGCATTGAAGGAACCTATCGTCACCCGGCGGCCCCAATCCCGTTCCGAAGAGAATTACGCCATGGAACTGATCCGCCGGGAGCTCGACAACATTCTGGAAGATGAAAACATCCGCCTCGGAGGACTCATCGTCCGCACCACTCTGGATCTTGACCTTCAGAACACCGCCATCGATTCCATCAACAAACACCTCGGAAAACTAGAAACCGCCAAAGGATACAAAAATCCTACACGGGCCCAATACCTTGCCCTGCCGAAGGAAACCCGGGAGAAAACCCGGCCCGACTACGTCCAGGCCGCTTGCGTCACGATCGACAATGCCAACGGCGCACTTCTCGTCGTCGTCGGAGGGCGTGATGCGGAAGAATCGCGCTTCAACCGTGCCGTTCAATCCCGTCGTCAGGTCGGTTCCCTGTTCAAACCGTTTGTCTACACGACATTCTTTGAAAAAGGGTATTCGCCATCAACCGTCGTTTCCGACGGTCCGATTCGTCCCGGAGAAATCCCCGGGGCCGGGAAGTGGTCGCCCCGCAATTCGGACAACTCCTTCCGCGGTATGCAGCCAGCCTCCTACGGCCTGATCAAATCACGCAACACCATGTCCGTGCGCATCGGTCACATGGCCGGTCTCCGCAATGTCATCGACCATGCCCGTCTCGCAGGATTCCAGGGAAAAATTGCCGTAACTCCCGCCACTTACCTGGGCACGTGGGAGGCATCCCCACTGGATGTAGCCAGTGCCTACACCGTCTTTGCCAATGGAGGCATTCGTCCTACTCCCTACATCATTGAGACGATTTCCGACTCGGAGGATCAGACTCTGTTTTACTCGCGCAAGACGAGTCGCAGAGCCTTTTCCCAGAGAGCCGCCAACATGACGTCCGCTCTGCTCCAGCAGGTGACACAGCCGGGAGGCACCGCCGGACAACTCAAAACGCTTGGTTTCAAAGCCCCGTGCGGCGGTAAAACAGGTACGACCAACAAGTACATGAACGCCTGGTTCGCCGGATACACATCCAGTCTCACCGCCTGTGTCTGGGTGGGGTTCGACCGCCAGAGAACCATCGTCGACCGCGGCTACGGCGGCACGCTGGCTCTCCCCATCTGGGCGGATATCATGATCCATGCAGAAAAGGAAGGCTACCCATGCGGAAAAATCCGCACGTCCCCCGGTTCCCACAATCGCGCCGTCCAGCTCTGCCGGGAATCCGGGCAGATTGCCCATTCGGGGTGCATCGCAGCCAGAACCGCCTATTACGAGACTATGCCGGGCGTCACTCCTCCCTCGAAAATGTGTACCAAGCATATTCCCCTGGCTATACCTCTGGAGGAAGAGTCCATCCCTTCGGCGCTGCCGGCCGGCAACGCCTCTCCCAATGAGGAAGAACCGCCTTTGGCTCTTCCCGTCGGGCCATCCGGTCAAGGAGGAGACGAGGACATCCCACAGGCGATTCCTCTGGATGAAGATGAAGGGGACTATGATGAAAACAACAACGCCACCCGCATTCCCCTCGCCCTGCCTGTCTGA
- a CDS encoding glycoside hydrolase family 2 TIM barrel-domain containing protein produces MNHQKCYTRRNKGMPEGGFHRFFRFATLVCCLYGTGMVVGANVPSQTAFLLDANAPSGTVPWNGAQVYEYGEDKVQAPADQRKVFFGEMINLGFDQLPQGQDCIVRATFLSDQERILLIGANGIALDDCFKPEPGKVVEREWTVPGKYLNKGYLNLTVYAMAGPNAVLQKLEILTTDGKALKMITGKDIVRLSDEDIDRLVLPTPRITPRPDRVEGVEQAVLSLNGVWEFSPAEGKAFSPIQVPGEWKMQGFDVAPYAKAVYRKSFSVPQDWKGKRIRLRFDAVHSDCRILLNGREAGGHRGGMVPFELDVTDLVSVGSNQLEVLVQSESVADSMSCISEYAAHRVGGILRKVTIFSIPETCVVDESFKTDVDPVAGRAAVHYQSCLENAGKQPCKVELTTLLRDPQGNIAGERTEHLELQAGESKSVNIRLDVDKAQLWTSETPSLYKLESRIKTNGKPAYSKVVKVGLREVEVKGNELFVNGKPVKLMGVNRHEVHPLSGRSLSGELCRKDAQMYKDANVNLVRTSHYPPSEEFLNACDELGLFVECESALCWVGQNGVWYGKFDVNDPLFFRYAHLPNMEQIVAYKSHPSIVIWSMANESNWNQWWGRVLNVNKKLDSSRPYTFHHQNMKGEKLRIWGVDIANQHYPSEHNSDEWSSHKEPLWFGEYAHLQCYNRRELMTDPSIHEDWSRPLQRMVDLMWKQKGCLGGAIWSGIDDIFILPDGSECGYGSWGPIDGWRREKPEYHGMRMAYTPMRLFSSSVNQEGKLVLNVQNRFNFKNLNQFSLRWECGGKSGEMKADIAPHAQGEIVVGQELPKGASVDIVLRDLQGKELARERVVVPGGPERKVNEQIVDNLVAGRIDPDGKNIVSPVIPELPLPVPLVQSVNGEGGTQLVGQKITPLTDLGDWTWTGHAVSGKTHCFEGTGDMGTGTLFLTPEDNGMVKVKYELTVPIDVNPRQWGVVFTLPDSFDTIEWDRNPHWAWYPDGHIGRACGEARANVTAPDRGSRPSGPPAALWKDDSNELGSNDFRGTKLDINYCRMKSPEGGSLVIVPVSGGPRQSVRAWKDKGKTRVLVSGFTTGGSDRFFWIHYQNEYKNIKKGDTISSEFMIGLKQKD; encoded by the coding sequence ATGAATCATCAAAAATGCTATACACGTCGGAATAAGGGGATGCCCGAGGGGGGCTTCCATCGGTTCTTCAGGTTTGCAACTCTTGTTTGTTGCTTATACGGAACCGGGATGGTTGTCGGAGCGAATGTCCCCTCCCAAACTGCTTTCTTGCTGGATGCCAACGCTCCTTCCGGGACGGTGCCATGGAATGGGGCGCAGGTTTATGAATATGGGGAGGATAAGGTTCAGGCTCCGGCGGATCAGCGGAAAGTGTTTTTTGGGGAGATGATCAATCTTGGTTTTGACCAATTGCCCCAAGGCCAGGATTGCATCGTCCGGGCTACGTTTTTGTCTGACCAGGAACGCATCCTGTTGATAGGAGCCAACGGCATTGCTCTGGATGATTGCTTCAAGCCGGAACCCGGAAAAGTTGTCGAACGGGAGTGGACGGTTCCGGGGAAATACCTGAACAAGGGTTACCTGAATTTGACGGTCTACGCGATGGCTGGGCCGAATGCCGTTTTACAGAAGCTGGAAATCCTGACGACGGATGGCAAAGCGTTGAAAATGATTACCGGCAAGGATATTGTCCGCCTGTCGGATGAGGATATTGATCGTCTGGTTTTACCTACTCCCAGAATAACACCCAGACCCGACCGTGTGGAAGGGGTGGAACAAGCTGTCCTGAGTCTGAACGGCGTGTGGGAATTCTCTCCTGCGGAAGGCAAGGCGTTTTCCCCGATTCAGGTGCCGGGGGAATGGAAGATGCAGGGATTCGATGTGGCTCCCTATGCAAAGGCCGTTTACAGGAAGTCGTTTTCCGTACCTCAGGATTGGAAAGGGAAACGGATTAGGCTTCGTTTTGATGCCGTACATTCCGATTGCCGCATTTTGTTGAATGGCAGGGAAGCGGGGGGGCATCGGGGAGGTATGGTTCCGTTTGAACTGGATGTGACCGATCTGGTTTCGGTGGGAAGCAATCAGCTGGAAGTCCTGGTGCAGTCGGAATCCGTAGCCGATTCGATGAGTTGTATTTCCGAGTATGCCGCTCATCGGGTGGGGGGAATCCTGCGCAAGGTGACCATCTTTTCCATTCCGGAGACTTGCGTTGTGGATGAGTCGTTCAAGACGGATGTCGATCCGGTAGCGGGTCGTGCAGCAGTGCATTACCAATCATGTCTGGAGAATGCCGGCAAGCAGCCGTGCAAGGTGGAATTGACGACGCTTCTCCGGGATCCCCAAGGGAACATTGCCGGAGAACGAACGGAGCATCTGGAGCTTCAGGCCGGGGAATCGAAGTCGGTCAATATCCGTCTTGATGTAGACAAGGCGCAGCTCTGGACTTCGGAAACTCCTTCGCTCTATAAGTTGGAAAGCCGGATCAAAACGAACGGCAAACCTGCGTACTCGAAAGTGGTGAAAGTGGGACTCAGAGAAGTCGAAGTGAAGGGCAACGAACTCTTCGTCAATGGAAAACCAGTGAAGCTGATGGGTGTCAACAGGCACGAAGTCCATCCTCTTTCCGGGCGTTCCTTGTCGGGTGAACTGTGCCGCAAGGATGCGCAGATGTACAAGGATGCCAACGTCAATTTGGTGCGTACGTCTCATTATCCGCCCAGTGAGGAGTTCTTGAATGCCTGCGATGAGCTGGGGCTTTTTGTGGAATGTGAATCGGCTCTTTGCTGGGTTGGGCAGAATGGGGTTTGGTATGGGAAGTTTGATGTGAATGATCCCTTGTTTTTCCGGTATGCGCACCTGCCCAATATGGAACAGATCGTTGCCTATAAATCCCACCCCAGCATTGTGATCTGGTCGATGGCCAATGAATCGAACTGGAATCAGTGGTGGGGCCGGGTTTTGAATGTGAACAAAAAATTGGACTCCAGCCGTCCCTATACTTTCCACCACCAAAACATGAAGGGGGAAAAACTCAGAATCTGGGGTGTGGATATTGCCAACCAGCACTATCCCTCAGAACACAATTCCGATGAATGGAGTTCTCACAAAGAACCGTTATGGTTTGGAGAATACGCCCATTTGCAGTGCTACAATCGCCGTGAGCTGATGACGGATCCTTCTATTCACGAGGATTGGAGCCGTCCTCTGCAGAGGATGGTAGACTTAATGTGGAAACAGAAAGGTTGCCTCGGAGGAGCTATTTGGAGCGGTATTGACGACATCTTCATCCTGCCCGACGGCTCGGAATGCGGCTACGGCAGCTGGGGGCCGATTGACGGATGGCGGCGGGAAAAGCCGGAATACCACGGCATGCGGATGGCCTATACGCCGATGAGGCTCTTTTCTTCCTCTGTGAACCAGGAGGGGAAACTTGTCTTGAATGTGCAAAACAGATTCAATTTCAAAAATCTTAATCAATTTTCCCTGCGTTGGGAATGCGGGGGAAAATCAGGGGAAATGAAGGCGGATATAGCTCCGCATGCCCAGGGTGAGATTGTCGTTGGTCAGGAGTTGCCGAAAGGTGCTTCGGTGGATATTGTCCTTCGGGATCTCCAGGGAAAAGAACTGGCTCGTGAACGCGTGGTGGTTCCCGGAGGCCCGGAACGGAAAGTCAATGAACAGATTGTGGACAATCTCGTTGCCGGACGCATTGACCCGGACGGGAAAAATATTGTTTCGCCTGTGATCCCGGAATTGCCTTTGCCGGTACCGTTGGTCCAGAGTGTCAATGGAGAAGGCGGTACCCAACTGGTTGGACAAAAGATTACTCCCCTGACCGATTTGGGGGACTGGACATGGACGGGACATGCTGTTTCCGGCAAAACTCACTGTTTCGAAGGAACCGGAGACATGGGGACGGGGACTCTGTTTCTGACTCCGGAAGATAACGGGATGGTGAAGGTTAAGTACGAATTGACCGTTCCCATTGATGTCAACCCCAGACAATGGGGTGTGGTGTTCACTTTGCCGGATTCTTTCGATACGATCGAATGGGATCGCAATCCTCATTGGGCATGGTATCCGGATGGTCACATCGGGCGTGCCTGCGGAGAGGCTCGTGCCAATGTTACGGCTCCCGATCGGGGAAGCAGGCCGTCCGGCCCGCCTGCCGCTTTGTGGAAGGATGATTCCAATGAATTGGGGAGTAACGATTTTCGCGGAACAAAACTCGACATCAATTATTGTCGTATGAAGTCGCCGGAAGGTGGTTCCCTAGTCATTGTACCTGTGTCCGGAGGACCCAGGCAATCCGTACGTGCCTGGAAGGACAAGGGGAAAACCCGTGTGCTGGTATCCGGCTTTACGACGGGAGGTTCCGACAGATTCTTCTGGATCCATTATCAGAATGAATACAAAAATATCAAGAAAGGCGATACTATTTCGTCGGAATTCATGATCGGTCTGAAGCAAAAAGATTGA